One Clupea harengus chromosome 11, Ch_v2.0.2, whole genome shotgun sequence DNA window includes the following coding sequences:
- the ifnlr1 gene encoding interferon lambda receptor 1: MWIPPYLIMIFCCCGQSSAVNVTFKSHNLHNVLHWDQLNTSNQTVLYSVEFNEYGSGFQQKKECQNITALSCDLSQETQVRGHNDQYTARVKVGGKVIGQTTRFSPLRQTTLDAPDVTVTSKAAEMTVRVEVPEGPDGRSMTETLHRPPYYMITLTRNRSGEIMTRQYQNTSELFVFSNLEKDTEYCGSVTFNFDTMSRPPSEAFTFCEILPGDVKVTRFLFLPSVGIALLLLVMIPALLWRLLTRRKVAEPESLNFRNFTYLLLATHEKIDITRIELQPDKTTVINPTRYMKHNGAISKFEGYTPQDDHHCETYASQQVGPPEDSQGSALSSPTYSTIVRAPELNISGDESSPTKEGLGCSAFPVPNRPLPPGSNLPAHQSGEVADRGLHSPETKPLMLPTSQSAEGLRLELSFLEETSECTALLSDQPEAEAEAIFVPRLSSITVGDSDSFEEKSVACSTNSYLSNELVPSQQGPTSYLPDRVHFCSGNLPSSFQSNYRQNWVPVTVPESSTGSVVSSQSSWVSPEEEDQQEEEEEEEACRGIFLLDGWMVQIQR; the protein is encoded by the exons ATGTGGATACCGCCGTATTTGATCATGATTTTCTGCTGCTGCG gtcagTCAAGTGCTGTAAATGTGACTTTTAAATCCCACAATCTCCACAATGTACTGCACTGGGATCAGCTCAACACCTCAAACCAGACGGTCCTCTATAGTGTGGAGTTCAATGA GTATGGGAGTGGGTTCCAACAGAAGAAAGAATGCCAGAACATCACAGCTCTTTCCTGTGACCTCAGTCAAGAGACACAAGTGAGAGGACATAATGACCAGTACACAGCGCGGGTGAAAGTTGGTGGCAAGGTGATCGGACAAACGACTCGATTCTCTCCCCTCCGGCAAA CTACGCTGGATGCCCCTGATGTAACAGTGACATCTAAGGCTGCTGAGATGACTGTCAGAGTGGAAGTTCCAGAGGGGCCGGACGGCAGAAGCATGACGGAGACTTTGCACCGTCCACCATATTACATGATCACTCTCACACGCAACAGATCAGGAGAGATCATGACTCGACAATATCAGAATACATCTGAACTGTTTGTTTTCAGCAACTTGGAAAAAGACACAGAGTACTGCGGCTCTGTGACCTTCAACTTTGACACTATGTCTAGGCCACCAAGCGAAGCCTTCACATTTTGTGAGATTTTACCAG GAGACGTAAAGGTAACACGATTCCTGTTCCTCCCCTCCGTCGGGATTGCACTGCTCCTGCTTGTCATGATCCCAGCGCTTCTTTGGCGTCTCCTAACCCGGAGGAAGGTCGCGGAGCCTGAATCATTG AATTTTCGCAACTTCACCTACCTACTCCTGGCTACCCATGAGAAAATTGACATTACCAGAATTGAGCTGCAACCAGATAAAACCACAGTCATCAACCCGACACGTTATATGAAGCATAATGGAGCCATTAGCAAATTTGAGGGCTACACCCCACAAGACGACCACCACTGCGAGACGTATGCCAGCCAGCAGGTGGGACCGCCGGAGGACTCCCAGGGCAGTGCCCTGTCATCGCCCACCTACAGTACGATAGTGAGGGCACCGGAGCTCAACATCAGCGGGGATGAGAGCTCACCCACCAAGGAAGGCCTGGGATGCAGTGCTTTCCCTGTGCCTAACAGACCCCTGCCACCAGGCTCAAACCTACCTGCGCATCAGAGTGGTGAGGTGGCCGATCGGGGCCTTCATAGTCCAGAGACTAAGCCTCTGATGCTGCCAACCTCGCAATCAGCCGAAGGCTTGAGGCTTGAGCTGTCCTTCCTGGAGGAGACTTCTGAGTGTACAGCCCTGTTATCAGACCAgcctgaggctgaggctgaggccaTTTTTGTTCCTAGACTCTCAAGCATCACTGTGGGGGACTCTGACTCCTTCGAGGAGAAATCTGTGGCGTGTTCGACAAACAGTTACCTTTCAAATGAGCTGGTCCCATCTCAACAGGGGCCAACCTCTTACCTCCCAGACCGAGTACATTTCTGCTCTGGCAACCTTCCCAGCAGCTTCCAGTCAAACTACAGACAGAACTGGGTTCCTGTAACGGTCCCTGAGAGTTCCACTGGGTCAGTGGTGAGTTCGCAGAGTTCCTGGGTCAGCCCTGAGGAGGAGGatcagcaggaggaggaggaggaggaggaggcctgcAGAGGGATCTTTTTGTTAGACGGATGGATGGTGCAAATTCAGCGCTGA